In Streptomyces sp. RFCAC02, the following proteins share a genomic window:
- the hisS gene encoding histidine--tRNA ligase, with product MSTFSAPKGTYDLLPPDSAAFLAVREAIAAPLRRAGYGYVETPGFEHVELFARGVGESTDIVTKEMYTLTTKGGTRLALRPEGTASVLRAALQANLHRSGSLPVKLWYSGTYYRYERPQAGRYRHFSQVGAEAIGAEDPVLDAELIILAADAYRSLGLSGVRLLLNSLGDRTCRPAYREALQNFLRGLDLDEETRARIEINPLRVLDDKRPDVRRQLADAPLLRDHLCESCKEYHEGVRALLTAAGVPFTDDPALVRGLDYYTRTTFEFVHDGLGSQSAVGGGGRYDGLSELIGGPALPSVGWALGVDRTVLALRAEGVAPAVPAATDVFAVPMGDEARRVLFATVTELRRAGVAADFAYGGKGVKASMKAANRSGARYAVVLGERDIAEGVAQVKDLESGDQVAVPLDGLVADLAARLGPGAAGRE from the coding sequence GTGAGCACCTTCTCCGCCCCCAAGGGCACGTACGACCTCCTCCCGCCCGACTCGGCCGCCTTCCTCGCGGTCCGCGAGGCCATCGCCGCGCCGCTGCGCCGTGCCGGCTACGGCTACGTGGAGACGCCCGGCTTCGAGCACGTCGAGCTGTTCGCGCGCGGCGTCGGCGAGTCGACCGACATCGTGACCAAGGAGATGTACACCCTCACCACCAAGGGCGGCACGCGCCTCGCGCTGCGCCCCGAGGGCACCGCCTCCGTGCTGCGCGCCGCCCTCCAGGCCAATCTGCACCGGTCGGGCAGTCTCCCCGTCAAGCTCTGGTACTCGGGCACCTACTACCGCTACGAGCGCCCGCAGGCCGGACGCTACCGGCACTTCTCCCAGGTCGGGGCCGAGGCCATCGGCGCCGAGGACCCGGTGCTCGACGCCGAGCTGATCATCCTGGCCGCCGACGCGTACCGCTCCCTCGGGCTCAGCGGCGTCCGCCTCCTCCTGAACTCCCTCGGCGACCGGACGTGCCGGCCCGCGTACCGCGAGGCCCTCCAGAACTTCCTGCGCGGCCTCGACCTGGACGAGGAGACCCGCGCCCGCATCGAGATCAACCCGCTGCGCGTCCTGGACGACAAGCGCCCCGACGTGCGGCGTCAGCTCGCCGACGCGCCGCTGCTGCGTGATCACCTGTGCGAATCCTGCAAGGAGTACCACGAGGGCGTCCGCGCGCTGCTGACCGCCGCCGGCGTCCCGTTCACCGACGACCCGGCGCTCGTCCGCGGCCTCGACTACTACACGCGCACCACGTTCGAGTTCGTCCACGACGGCCTGGGCTCGCAGTCGGCGGTCGGCGGCGGTGGGCGCTACGACGGCCTGTCCGAGCTGATCGGCGGCCCCGCGCTGCCGTCCGTCGGCTGGGCGCTCGGCGTCGACCGCACCGTGCTCGCGCTGCGCGCCGAGGGCGTCGCCCCCGCCGTCCCCGCGGCCACCGACGTGTTCGCCGTGCCGATGGGCGACGAGGCGCGGCGTGTGCTCTTCGCCACGGTGACGGAGCTGCGGCGCGCGGGCGTGGCGGCGGACTTCGCGTACGGCGGCAAGGGCGTCAAGGCGTCCATGAAGGCCGCCAACCGCAGCGGCGCCCGCTACGCCGTGGTGCTGGGCGAGCGCGACATCGCCGAGGGCGTGGCCCAGGTGAAGGATCTGGAGAGCGGCGACCAGGTCGCCGTGCCGCTCGACGGACTCGTGGCCGACCTGGCCGCCCGGCTCGGTCCGGGGGCCGCCGGGCGGGAGTGA
- a CDS encoding MBL fold metallo-hydrolase has product MLIAGFPAGAWGTNCYLVAPAAGEECVIVDPGHRAAPGVEEAIAKHRLKPVAVVLTHGHIDHVASVVPVCGAHGVPAWLHPRDRYMLSDPEKALGARIGAPLLGELTVGEPDDLRDLTDGAALELAGLTFTVAHAPGHTEGSVTFRLPERADIPSVLFSGDLLFAGSIGRTDLPGGDHAAILRSLARVCLPLDDSTVVLSGHGPQTTIGRERATNPYLAGLTGPDTAPDTAGGTQPPRQGM; this is encoded by the coding sequence GTGCTCATCGCTGGTTTCCCCGCCGGGGCCTGGGGGACCAACTGCTACCTCGTCGCCCCCGCGGCGGGCGAGGAGTGCGTGATCGTCGACCCCGGCCACCGGGCCGCCCCCGGCGTCGAGGAGGCCATCGCCAAGCACCGGCTCAAGCCGGTCGCCGTCGTCCTGACCCACGGGCACATCGACCACGTGGCCTCCGTGGTCCCCGTCTGCGGCGCCCACGGCGTCCCCGCCTGGCTGCACCCGCGGGACCGGTACATGCTGAGCGACCCGGAGAAGGCGCTCGGCGCCAGGATCGGCGCCCCGCTGCTCGGCGAACTCACCGTCGGCGAGCCTGACGACCTGCGGGACCTCACCGACGGCGCCGCACTCGAACTGGCCGGCCTCACCTTCACGGTCGCCCACGCCCCCGGCCATACCGAGGGGTCGGTGACCTTCCGGCTGCCGGAGCGCGCGGACATCCCGTCGGTGCTCTTCTCCGGTGACCTGCTGTTCGCCGGCTCCATCGGACGCACCGACCTTCCCGGCGGCGACCACGCCGCGATCCTGCGGTCCCTGGCCCGTGTCTGCCTGCCGCTGGACGACTCGACCGTGGTGCTGTCGGGACACGGCCCGCAGACCACCATCGGACGCGAGCGCGCCACCAACCCGTACCTGGCCGGACTCACCGGACCGGACACGGCCCCGGACACCGCCGGCGGCACGCAGCCTCCGCGACAAGGAATGTGA
- a CDS encoding peptidylprolyl isomerase, giving the protein MSTKEQRRKQLARAKWERQQQRRAARAHRGRRMRVLLSALAVLVIAGGATALVVVNQDDEGTDEAAAAAESSTDPATDAAEPPAEDPCAAPAEGEPSGDQWDEEPAMTIDEGAAYTMTLATTCGDISIALDAEAAPHTVNSFAFLAGEGYFDHTRCHRLVTEGIYVLQCGDPTATGQGGPGYTLPDENLDDPDVAGGVYPAGTVAMANAGADTGGSQFFLVYEDSQLPADYTPFGTVTEGMDVLATIAEAGAAPADPTTGNTAPYATVVIDEATVEPAEDEQAQD; this is encoded by the coding sequence GTGTCCACCAAGGAACAGCGGCGCAAGCAGCTCGCGCGGGCCAAATGGGAGCGCCAGCAGCAACGCAGGGCGGCCCGCGCCCACCGGGGCCGCAGGATGCGGGTCCTGCTGTCCGCGCTGGCCGTGCTGGTGATCGCGGGCGGCGCGACGGCGCTCGTCGTGGTGAACCAGGACGACGAGGGCACCGACGAGGCGGCCGCGGCGGCGGAGTCGAGCACCGATCCGGCGACGGACGCGGCGGAGCCGCCCGCCGAGGACCCGTGCGCGGCGCCCGCCGAGGGCGAGCCGTCCGGCGACCAGTGGGACGAGGAGCCGGCCATGACGATCGACGAGGGCGCGGCGTACACCATGACGCTGGCCACCACGTGCGGCGACATCAGCATCGCGCTGGACGCGGAGGCCGCGCCGCACACCGTGAACTCGTTCGCGTTCCTCGCCGGCGAGGGGTACTTCGACCACACCCGCTGCCACCGGCTGGTGACCGAGGGCATCTACGTGCTGCAGTGCGGCGACCCGACCGCGACCGGCCAGGGCGGCCCCGGCTACACCCTCCCGGACGAGAACCTGGACGACCCGGACGTCGCGGGCGGCGTCTACCCGGCGGGCACGGTGGCGATGGCCAACGCCGGCGCCGACACCGGCGGCAGCCAGTTCTTCCTGGTCTACGAGGACAGCCAGCTCCCGGCTGACTACACGCCGTTCGGCACGGTGACGGAGGGCATGGACGTCCTGGCGACCATCGCGGAGGCCGGTGCGGCGCCCGCGGACCCGACCACCGGCAACACCGCCCCCTACGCCACGGTGGTGATCGACGAGGCGACCGTCGAGCCGGCGGAGGACGAGCAGGCCCAGGACTGA
- a CDS encoding DUF349 domain-containing protein produces the protein MSSEPWGRVDETGTVYVRTADGEKTVGSWQAGSPDEALAYFERKFEGLVVEIDLLERRVRTTDLSAKDAMTAIGHLRAQVDEGNAVGDLASLAARLDGLVEVVETRREERKAARARQTEETRQAKDALVAEAEQLAASEQWRQAGDRLRALVDTWKGLPRLDRKTDDELWHRFSQARSAFSKRRKAHFASLDAQREETRRRKEKLIAEAESLSGSTDWGATAARYRELMGEWKAAGRAQRDAEDDLWARFRAAQDVFFQARSATFAERDAEQRDNLARKEELAAEAEKLLPVTDLRAARAALRSIGERWEAVGHVPRDARAGIEGRIHAVERAVAEAEEAEWRRTNPEARARAAGLTGQLQDAVDRLRRQAESARAAGNTAKAQKLEQELAGRQALLDQALKGLQEFGG, from the coding sequence GTGAGCAGCGAGCCATGGGGCCGCGTCGATGAGACGGGGACCGTTTACGTTCGGACGGCGGACGGGGAGAAGACCGTCGGCTCCTGGCAGGCCGGTTCGCCGGACGAGGCGCTGGCCTATTTCGAGCGGAAGTTCGAGGGCCTCGTGGTGGAGATCGATCTCCTGGAGCGCCGGGTGCGCACCACCGATCTGTCGGCGAAGGACGCCATGACCGCCATCGGGCACCTGCGCGCCCAGGTCGACGAGGGCAACGCGGTGGGCGACCTGGCATCGCTCGCCGCCCGGCTCGACGGTCTGGTCGAGGTCGTGGAGACGCGGCGCGAGGAGCGCAAGGCGGCCAGGGCGCGGCAGACCGAGGAGACGCGGCAGGCCAAGGACGCCCTGGTCGCCGAGGCCGAGCAGCTCGCGGCCAGCGAGCAGTGGCGGCAGGCCGGCGACCGGCTGCGTGCCCTGGTCGACACCTGGAAGGGCCTCCCCCGGCTCGACCGGAAGACCGACGACGAGCTGTGGCACCGCTTCTCGCAGGCGCGTTCGGCGTTCTCGAAGCGCCGCAAGGCGCACTTCGCATCGCTGGACGCCCAGCGCGAGGAGACGCGGCGGCGCAAGGAGAAGCTGATCGCCGAGGCGGAGTCCCTGTCGGGCTCCACCGACTGGGGCGCCACGGCGGCGCGGTACCGCGAGCTGATGGGCGAGTGGAAGGCGGCCGGCCGCGCGCAGCGGGACGCCGAGGACGACCTGTGGGCGCGGTTCCGTGCGGCGCAGGACGTCTTCTTCCAGGCGCGCAGCGCGACGTTCGCCGAGCGGGACGCCGAGCAGCGCGACAACCTGGCGCGCAAGGAGGAGCTGGCGGCCGAGGCGGAGAAGCTGCTGCCGGTGACCGACCTGCGGGCGGCGCGTGCCGCGCTGCGGTCGATCGGTGAGCGGTGGGAGGCCGTCGGGCATGTGCCGCGCGACGCGCGGGCCGGTATCGAGGGGCGCATCCACGCGGTGGAGCGGGCCGTCGCCGAGGCCGAGGAGGCCGAGTGGCGGCGGACCAACCCGGAGGCGCGTGCCCGCGCGGCCGGGCTGACCGGGCAGCTCCAGGACGCCGTCGACCGGCTGCGGCGGCAGGCGGAGTCGGCCCGTGCCGCCGGGAACACGGCGAAGGCCCAGAAGCTGGAGCAGGAGCTGGCGGGGCGGCAGGCGCTGCTCGACCAGGCCCTCAAGGGGCTCCAGGAGTTCGGCGGCTGA
- a CDS encoding bifunctional (p)ppGpp synthetase/guanosine-3',5'-bis(diphosphate) 3'-pyrophosphohydrolase, translated as MAVRSFPGRTLPSAAPRPGGPPPLPAATRREGPRKGVPLPDDAQPLTSPQRKNAGPQPAPGRRDGADGRTAPPVAPPTSPTVSGVSGRSGSSNRVRARLARLGVQRSSPYNPVLEPLLRVVRANDPKADTAALRRIERAYQVAERWHRGQKRKSGDPYITHPLAVTTILAELGMDAATLMAGLLHDTVEDTEYGLDTLRRDFGDQVALLVDGVTKLDKVKFGEAAQAETVRKMVVAMAKDPRVLVIKLADRLHNMRTMRFLKREKQEQKARETLEIYAPLAHRLGMNTIKWELEDLAFAILYPKMYDEIVRLVAERAPKRDEYLATVIDEVQADLRGARIKATVTGRPKHYYSVYQKMIVRGRDFAEIYDLVGIRVLVDTVRDCYAALGTVHARWNPVPGRFKDYIAMPKFNMYQSLHTTVIGPGGKPVELQIRTFDMHRRAEFGIAAHWKYKQQAVAGSSKVRSDAPRKDGRKNGHSAVDDMTWLRQLLDWQKETEDPGEFLESLRFDLSRNEVFVFTPKGDVIALPAGATPVDYAYAVHTEVGHRTIGAKVNGRLVPLESTLDNGDTVEIFTSKADGAGPSRDWLGFVKSPRARNKIRGWFSKERRDEAIEQGKDAIARAVRKQNLPIQHVLSGDALVTLAHEMRYPDISALYAAIGEGHVSAHNVVRKLVQAVGGEEAAGEDIAESAPPVPARTRRRTSADPGVVVKGVDDVWVKLARCCTPVPGDPIIGFVTRGNGVSVHRADCLNVDALAREPERILDVEWAPTQSSVFLVAIQVEALDRSRLLSDVTRVLSDQHVNILSAAVQTSRDRVATSRFTFEMGDPKHLGHVLKAVRGVEGVYDVYRVTSARRP; from the coding sequence ATGGCAGTCCGATCGTTCCCCGGCCGGACTCTCCCCTCGGCCGCCCCGCGGCCCGGAGGACCGCCGCCGCTCCCGGCCGCCACCCGGCGGGAGGGGCCCCGCAAAGGAGTGCCCTTGCCTGACGACGCCCAGCCGCTCACCTCCCCGCAGCGGAAGAACGCGGGGCCGCAGCCCGCCCCCGGCCGCAGGGACGGCGCCGACGGCCGCACCGCGCCGCCCGTCGCCCCGCCCACGAGCCCCACGGTGTCCGGTGTCTCCGGCCGCTCGGGCTCGTCCAACCGCGTGCGGGCACGGCTCGCCCGGCTCGGCGTCCAGCGCTCCAGCCCGTACAACCCGGTCCTCGAACCGCTGCTGCGCGTCGTCAGGGCCAACGATCCGAAGGCCGACACGGCCGCCCTGCGCCGCATCGAGCGCGCCTACCAGGTCGCCGAGCGCTGGCACCGCGGCCAGAAGCGCAAGAGCGGCGACCCGTACATCACGCATCCGCTGGCCGTGACGACGATCCTCGCCGAGCTGGGCATGGACGCGGCCACGCTGATGGCGGGGCTCCTGCACGACACCGTCGAGGACACCGAGTACGGCCTCGACACCCTCCGCCGCGACTTCGGCGACCAGGTCGCGCTGCTGGTGGACGGCGTCACCAAGCTGGACAAGGTCAAGTTCGGCGAGGCGGCGCAGGCCGAGACGGTCCGCAAGATGGTCGTCGCCATGGCGAAGGACCCGCGCGTCCTCGTGATCAAGCTCGCCGACCGCCTCCACAACATGCGGACCATGCGCTTCCTGAAGCGCGAGAAGCAGGAGCAGAAGGCGCGCGAGACCCTGGAGATCTACGCGCCCCTGGCCCACCGCCTGGGCATGAACACCATCAAGTGGGAGCTGGAGGACCTGGCGTTCGCCATCCTCTACCCGAAGATGTACGACGAGATCGTGCGGCTCGTCGCCGAGCGCGCCCCGAAGCGGGACGAGTACCTCGCCACCGTGATCGACGAGGTCCAGGCCGACCTGCGCGGCGCCCGGATCAAGGCCACCGTCACCGGCCGGCCCAAGCACTACTACAGCGTCTACCAGAAGATGATCGTGCGGGGCCGGGACTTCGCCGAGATCTACGACCTGGTGGGCATCCGCGTCCTCGTGGACACCGTCCGTGACTGCTACGCCGCCCTCGGCACGGTCCACGCCCGGTGGAACCCGGTCCCCGGCCGGTTCAAGGACTACATCGCGATGCCCAAGTTCAACATGTACCAGTCGCTGCACACGACGGTGATAGGACCCGGCGGCAAGCCCGTGGAGCTGCAGATCCGGACGTTCGACATGCACCGGCGCGCCGAGTTCGGCATCGCCGCGCACTGGAAGTACAAGCAGCAGGCCGTCGCCGGGTCCTCCAAGGTCCGCTCCGACGCGCCCCGCAAGGACGGCCGGAAGAACGGCCACAGCGCCGTCGACGACATGACGTGGCTGCGGCAGCTCCTCGACTGGCAGAAGGAGACGGAGGACCCGGGCGAGTTCCTGGAGTCCCTGCGCTTCGACCTGTCGCGCAACGAGGTCTTCGTCTTCACGCCCAAGGGCGATGTCATCGCCCTGCCCGCGGGTGCCACGCCCGTGGACTACGCCTACGCCGTCCACACCGAGGTGGGGCACCGCACCATAGGGGCCAAGGTCAACGGGCGCCTCGTCCCGCTGGAGTCCACCCTGGACAACGGCGACACCGTCGAGATCTTCACCTCCAAGGCCGACGGCGCCGGCCCGTCCCGCGACTGGCTCGGCTTCGTCAAGTCCCCCCGGGCGCGCAACAAGATCCGCGGCTGGTTCTCCAAGGAGCGGCGCGACGAGGCCATCGAGCAGGGCAAGGACGCCATCGCGCGCGCCGTGCGCAAGCAGAACCTGCCGATCCAGCACGTCCTGTCCGGCGACGCGCTCGTCACGCTCGCCCACGAGATGCGCTACCCGGACATCTCCGCGCTCTACGCGGCCATCGGCGAGGGTCATGTCTCGGCGCACAACGTCGTGCGGAAACTCGTCCAGGCCGTGGGCGGCGAGGAGGCGGCGGGCGAGGACATCGCCGAGTCGGCGCCGCCCGTGCCGGCCCGCACGCGCCGCCGTACCTCCGCCGACCCGGGCGTGGTCGTCAAGGGCGTGGACGACGTGTGGGTGAAGCTCGCCCGCTGCTGCACGCCGGTGCCGGGCGACCCGATCATCGGCTTCGTCACCCGCGGCAACGGCGTCTCCGTCCACCGCGCCGACTGCCTGAACGTGGACGCGCTCGCCCGCGAACCGGAGCGCATCCTCGACGTCGAGTGGGCGCCCACGCAGTCGTCCGTGTTCCTCGTCGCCATCCAGGTCGAGGCGCTGGACCGCTCGCGGCTCCTGTCGGACGTCACCCGCGTCCTGTCCGACCAGCACGTCAACATCCTGTCGGCCGCCGTGCAGACCTCGCGCGACAGGGTCGCCACGTCCCGCTTCACCTTCGAGATGGGCGACCCGAAGCACCTCGGGCACGTCCTGAAGGCCGTACGGGGCGTCGAGGGCGTCTACGACGTCTACCGCGTCACGTCCGCCCGCAGGCCCTGA
- a CDS encoding adenine phosphoribosyltransferase, whose amino-acid sequence MSAPAALADLLTSRIRDVADHPKPGVVFKDITPLLADPEAFTALVDAFAAFAAEHGATKVVGLEARGFILGAPVAVRAGLGFVPVRKAGKLPGATLAQSYDLEYGSAEVEIHAEDLTSDDRVLVVDDVLATGGTAEAALHLIRRTGARVAGLAVLMELGFLPGRERIAAALDGAPYQALLTV is encoded by the coding sequence ATGAGCGCCCCCGCCGCCCTGGCGGACCTGCTCACCAGCCGGATCCGGGACGTCGCCGACCACCCGAAGCCCGGCGTCGTCTTCAAGGACATCACGCCGCTGCTGGCCGACCCCGAGGCGTTCACCGCCCTCGTGGACGCGTTCGCCGCGTTCGCCGCCGAGCACGGCGCCACCAAGGTCGTCGGCCTGGAGGCGAGGGGCTTCATCCTCGGCGCACCGGTCGCCGTACGGGCCGGCCTCGGCTTCGTCCCCGTCCGCAAGGCGGGCAAGCTGCCCGGCGCGACCCTCGCCCAGTCCTACGACCTGGAGTACGGCAGCGCCGAGGTGGAGATCCACGCCGAGGACCTCACGTCCGACGACCGGGTCCTCGTCGTGGACGACGTCCTGGCCACCGGCGGCACGGCCGAGGCGGCCCTGCACCTGATCCGGCGCACCGGCGCGCGGGTCGCCGGGCTGGCGGTGCTGATGGAGCTGGGTTTCCTGCCCGGCCGCGAGCGCATCGCCGCCGCGCTGGACGGCGCTCCTTACCAGGCGCTGCTCACCGTCTGA
- the secF gene encoding protein translocase subunit SecF — protein sequence MSRLGAFGAKLYRGDVTIDFVGRRKIWYGISILITLLAFGAFFVRGLHMGVEFEGGASFTTPETSLSRSEIESIVEDETGHLPQVTELGGSDGAKLVKVAGLDTDQSNSTRAALAEALDIPTDSLNAEVIGPSWGDQIANKAWQGLGIFMVLVVIYLAIAFEWRMALAALIALVHDITITVGVYALVGFEVTPGTVIGLLTILGYSLYDTVVVFDGLKEQTRNFTRQTRHTYADLANRSLNGTLVRSINTSVVALLPVAALLFIGGGLLGGGMLNDIALSLFVGLAAGAYSSIVIATPLVADFKMREPAIRAQDRKVLARRAKRGDEPEGGADGADDSDRADDEDDEDDEDDGATGSSGTGHETRDSAPGAQDDAADDADDDRAVSAGAGARRAPRRQPPSRARGRGRPSGKRR from the coding sequence ATGTCACGGCTGGGCGCGTTCGGTGCCAAGCTCTACCGGGGCGACGTCACGATCGACTTCGTGGGCCGCCGCAAGATCTGGTACGGCATCTCCATCCTGATCACGCTGCTCGCCTTCGGCGCGTTCTTCGTCCGGGGCCTGCACATGGGTGTGGAGTTCGAGGGCGGTGCCTCCTTCACCACGCCCGAGACGTCGCTGTCCCGCTCGGAGATCGAGTCGATCGTCGAGGACGAGACGGGCCACCTGCCCCAGGTGACCGAGCTCGGCGGCTCGGACGGTGCGAAGCTCGTCAAGGTCGCCGGCCTCGACACGGACCAGTCCAACTCCACCCGCGCGGCACTGGCCGAGGCCCTCGACATCCCGACCGACTCGCTCAACGCCGAGGTCATCGGCCCGAGCTGGGGCGACCAGATCGCGAACAAGGCGTGGCAGGGCCTCGGCATCTTCATGGTGCTCGTGGTCATCTACCTGGCGATCGCGTTCGAGTGGCGGATGGCGCTGGCCGCGCTCATCGCCCTGGTCCACGACATCACGATCACGGTGGGCGTCTACGCCCTGGTCGGCTTCGAGGTCACCCCGGGCACGGTCATCGGTCTGCTCACCATCCTCGGCTACTCGCTCTACGACACCGTCGTCGTCTTCGACGGCCTCAAGGAGCAGACGAGGAACTTCACCCGCCAGACCCGCCACACCTACGCCGACCTGGCCAACCGCAGCCTGAACGGCACCCTGGTGCGCTCCATCAACACCTCGGTGGTCGCCCTGCTGCCGGTGGCGGCGCTGCTGTTCATCGGCGGCGGCCTGCTCGGCGGCGGCATGCTGAACGACATCGCGCTGTCGCTGTTCGTCGGCCTGGCCGCGGGTGCCTACTCCTCCATCGTGATCGCCACCCCGCTCGTCGCCGACTTCAAGATGCGCGAGCCGGCGATCAGGGCACAGGACCGCAAGGTCCTCGCCCGCCGCGCCAAGCGCGGTGACGAGCCCGAGGGCGGCGCGGACGGCGCCGACGACTCCGACCGCGCCGACGACGAGGACGACGAGGACGACGAGGACGACGGCGCCACCGGGTCCTCCGGCACCGGCCACGAGACCCGTGACAGTGCTCCCGGTGCCCAGGACGACGCCGCCGACGACGCGGACGACGACCGGGCCGTCTCCGCCGGGGCCGGCGCCCGGCGCGCCCCGCGCCGTCAGCCCCCCTCGCGCGCCCGCGGCCGCGGACGTCCCTCCGGGAAGCGGCGATGA
- the secD gene encoding protein translocase subunit SecD — protein sequence MFLSGHTTPRLGIDLAGGTSITLSARADEGNEDAINATNLKTAVSIIERRVNGLGVSEAEVQTQGDRNIIVNIPKGADEQQAREQVGTTAQLNFRPVLSATLVQAATDGSESPEPTDDASPSDDASESADEGTDEATDEATDEATGDESADESGETSDDASSDDESPDAQGLSAPGGATTADTASFASYRSDESTDEPSTEATDESGDTAEETGNTGDAETDAAAIQTQLDALDCSTPEARTEAGQAAAQAEDEDLVVSCDQDGVYKYALGPVAVPGTDVSDASALYDTQFGKGWIVQMEFNGSGTDKFADITGELASQVQPQNQFAIVLDGEVVSAPTVSERLGGGSAEISGSFDQESADDLANMLKYGALPLTFDEASVSTVSPTLGGDQLRAGLIAGAIGLGLVVLYMIVYYRGLALIAFASLAVSSILTYTIMTLLGPAMGFALNLPAVCGAIVAIGITADSFIVYFERIRDEVREGRTLRPAVERAWPRARRTILVSDFVSFLAAAVLFIVTVGKVQGFAFTLGLTTLLDVVVVFLFTKPLMTLLARRRFFSSGHPWSGLDPKRLGGRPPLRGRRPAPVPSDPKEA from the coding sequence ATGTTCCTCTCCGGCCACACGACGCCGCGCCTGGGCATCGACCTCGCGGGCGGCACGAGCATCACGCTCTCCGCCCGGGCCGACGAGGGCAATGAGGACGCGATCAACGCGACCAACCTGAAGACCGCCGTCAGCATCATCGAGCGCCGCGTCAACGGCCTCGGTGTCTCCGAGGCTGAGGTCCAGACCCAGGGTGATCGCAACATCATCGTGAACATCCCGAAGGGCGCGGACGAGCAGCAGGCCAGGGAGCAGGTGGGCACCACCGCCCAGCTCAACTTCCGGCCCGTGCTGAGCGCCACCCTGGTCCAGGCCGCGACGGACGGCAGCGAGTCGCCCGAGCCCACCGACGACGCCTCCCCCTCGGACGACGCCTCCGAGAGCGCCGACGAGGGCACGGACGAGGCGACCGACGAGGCCACGGACGAGGCGACCGGCGACGAGTCGGCCGACGAGTCCGGCGAGACCTCGGACGACGCGTCGTCCGACGACGAGTCGCCCGACGCCCAGGGCCTGTCGGCCCCCGGCGGCGCCACCACCGCCGACACCGCGAGCTTCGCCTCCTACCGCTCCGACGAGAGCACCGACGAGCCGAGCACCGAGGCCACCGACGAGTCCGGCGACACCGCCGAGGAGACCGGGAACACCGGCGACGCCGAGACGGACGCCGCGGCGATCCAGACCCAGCTCGACGCACTCGACTGCTCCACCCCCGAGGCCAGGACCGAGGCCGGCCAGGCCGCCGCGCAGGCCGAGGACGAGGACCTCGTCGTCTCCTGCGACCAGGACGGCGTCTACAAGTACGCCCTCGGCCCCGTCGCCGTCCCCGGCACGGACGTGAGCGACGCCAGCGCCCTGTACGACACCCAGTTCGGCAAGGGCTGGATCGTCCAGATGGAGTTCAACGGCTCCGGCACCGACAAGTTCGCCGACATCACCGGTGAGCTGGCCTCCCAGGTGCAGCCGCAGAACCAGTTCGCGATCGTCCTCGACGGCGAGGTCGTCTCCGCCCCCACCGTCTCCGAGCGCCTGGGCGGCGGCAGCGCCGAGATCTCCGGCAGCTTCGACCAGGAGTCGGCCGACGACCTGGCGAACATGCTCAAGTACGGCGCCCTGCCGCTGACGTTCGACGAGGCCAGCGTCTCCACGGTCTCCCCGACCCTCGGCGGCGACCAGCTCCGCGCGGGCCTGATCGCCGGCGCCATCGGCCTGGGCCTCGTCGTGCTCTACATGATCGTGTACTACCGGGGGCTCGCGCTCATCGCGTTCGCCAGCCTCGCGGTCTCCAGCATCCTCACCTACACGATCATGACGCTGCTCGGCCCGGCCATGGGCTTCGCGCTGAACCTGCCGGCCGTCTGCGGCGCGATCGTCGCCATCGGCATCACGGCCGACTCGTTCATCGTCTACTTCGAACGCATCAGGGACGAGGTCCGCGAGGGCCGCACCCTCCGCCCCGCCGTGGAACGGGCCTGGCCCCGCGCCCGGCGCACCATCCTCGTCTCCGACTTCGTGTCGTTCCTCGCCGCCGCCGTCCTGTTCATCGTGACGGTCGGCAAGGTGCAGGGCTTCGCGTTCACCCTCGGCCTGACGACGCTGCTCGACGTGGTCGTCGTCTTCCTCTTCACCAAGCCGCTGATGACCCTGCTGGCCCGCCGCAGGTTCTTCTCGTCCGGCCACCCCTGGTCCGGCCTCGACCCCAAGCGGCTCGGCGGCAGGCCACCACTGCGCGGTCGCCGCCCGGCGCCCGTCCCGTCCGACCCGAAGGAGGCGTGA
- the yajC gene encoding preprotein translocase subunit YajC → MDIAILFPFILIIGVMFLMSRSAKNRQRQALEMRNAMEPGTGVRTIGGMYAQVKEVREDTVLLEVTPGVHAVFAKNAIGAVLDADEYQRIVSGEEHHDDDTPVVPDDASSLIDGADDHKRVDLGKDDADRGSDDAAGEGTKDDDARKDDGEHGSAS, encoded by the coding sequence GTGGATATCGCGATTTTGTTCCCGTTCATTCTGATCATCGGCGTCATGTTCCTCATGTCGCGCTCGGCGAAGAACCGCCAGCGGCAGGCGCTGGAGATGCGGAACGCGATGGAGCCCGGTACCGGCGTACGGACCATCGGTGGCATGTACGCCCAGGTCAAGGAGGTCCGCGAGGACACCGTCCTGCTGGAGGTCACGCCCGGCGTGCACGCCGTGTTCGCGAAGAACGCGATCGGCGCCGTCCTGGACGCGGACGAGTACCAGCGCATCGTGAGCGGTGAGGAGCACCACGACGACGACACCCCCGTCGTGCCGGACGACGCCTCCTCCCTGATCGACGGGGCCGATGACCACAAGCGCGTGGACCTCGGCAAGGACGACGCCGACCGCGGCTCGGACGACGCCGCCGGGGAGGGCACGAAGGACGACGACGCCCGCAAGGACGACGGGGAGCACGGCTCCGCTTCCTGA